A window of Limosilactobacillus reuteri genomic DNA:
CCATCCCTGCGCGTTCACCATGAAGATAATCAAACCGCGCAACGCCACCTAAGAATAATGTTTGACCATCATTTAATTGGTAAGTCTTTGGTTTAATCTCTTTTTGGGGAGCCACAATCTTCAAGTCTTTTGGCGATAAAACATGGGCCATTTGTTCTTGATGGATAATTCCGGGAGTATCAACTAAAACATGTCCATCATCAAGGGGAATTTCAATCTTATCAAGAGTAGTTCCTGGGAAACGTGAAGTAGTAATCAATTCTTTTACTCCCGTTCGCTGCTTGATAATCTGATTTATTAACGTTGATTTTCCAACATTGGTAACACCTACAACATAAACGTCTCGATTGTGCTGGTATTTTTCAATCACATCAAGTAAGTAGTCAATCTGATGGTTCTTTTTAGCAGAAACAAGAACCGTATCAATTGGACGCAATCCGGCAATATTTGCCTGTTGACGAATCCAGTCAGTTAATTTTGGCCGCCGCAGAGAGCGTGGTAACAGGTCTTCCTTGTTTCCAACTAATAGCACTGGATTATCACCAACAAAACGGTGTAAGCCCGGAATTAAACTCCCATTGAAGTCAAAAACATCAACAACATACACAATTAAAGCATTGGCATCCCGAATCTGATTTAATAAGCGCAGAAAATCATCATCCGTTAATGACACCGGAGCAATTTCATTGTAGTGCCGCAAACGGAAACAACGCTGACAATACAATTCTCCTGTCTCTTTTCCCTTCTCAAGGGCTGACTTAGGAGTATACCCCAAGCCATTAGGATCTTCTGTTTGGATAATACTCCCA
This region includes:
- the yqeH gene encoding ribosome biogenesis GTPase YqeH, which translates into the protein MTEQEQQTEELRCIGCGSIIQTEDPNGLGYTPKSALEKGKETGELYCQRCFRLRHYNEIAPVSLTDDDFLRLLNQIRDANALIVYVVDVFDFNGSLIPGLHRFVGDNPVLLVGNKEDLLPRSLRRPKLTDWIRQQANIAGLRPIDTVLVSAKKNHQIDYLLDVIEKYQHNRDVYVVGVTNVGKSTLINQIIKQRTGVKELITTSRFPGTTLDKIEIPLDDGHVLVDTPGIIHQEQMAHVLSPKDLKIVAPQKEIKPKTYQLNDGQTLFLGGVARFDYLHGERAGMVAYFDNNLPIHRTKLSNADNFYAKHLGDLLKPPTSDEKDSFPPLERYEFHITEKSDIVFEGLGWITVPAKTTVAAWVPKGVGSLVRRAMI